One genomic window of Cydia pomonella isolate Wapato2018A chromosome 6, ilCydPomo1, whole genome shotgun sequence includes the following:
- the LOC133518816 gene encoding protein IWS1 homolog isoform X6, translating to MSKRAWVTLATNDSYGLGALVLAHSLRRVGSTHSTVVLITPSVTEAMRDRLRAVFTEVVTVDVLDSRDAAHLALLQRPELGITFTKIHCWGLTQYEKCVFLDADTLVVQNCDELFEREELSAAPDVGWPDCFNSGVFVYTPSTATFDALIKFAQERGSFDGGDQGLLNSFFSDWARGDINKHLPFLYNVTSAAFYSYLPALKHYGQDLKIIHFIGTAKPWLQPYDFEARSVSAPDHLQGLLQLWWDLFVGQVHHQLDTSMHSNQDVSVSEVEDLEVEAPPMPPLDAHHYEPSLDPQSEFRWHHPDVQLQDEAVADKPDLTDFYDPWQNYKGNIPPNPNPEVSDDHKAVRDYAWEYKAPAHTDVWQPPVGYQHDAHWHGQPHHHTHSHHHTDPSRDHSHSHTHHPDEHHGWYHHHEAGHSFTNHETPHHHHSENHHNHGQTHAQYPHDHHYDHTSHPHHNHTHSEQPHESSNSQWSKGFDHTQVETSRVHIVHHVHIDYGNERGNGEAGVPVAIKDMNGDASETESCDHEDIKPRHPYDNYYLKHISTIDSYGRKICSHEIPPTPSPSLSPEYMTPDDSEEEDEALENQATQSGVAGNLARVVPGAVARDALDELTRRQGWEAGNIDYMGADSFDNIWAKISHTLNQPRTTPPKEQPKQPSPPKQPSPPKEAPKQPSPPKEAPKQPSPPKEAPKQPSPPKESAPKQPSPPKEAPAEMKPTEAPAEAKPAEVPAAEPVAEAAGKPTPVSPAAEVPAPAPAEAPAAPTPAAEAPIVPAAAVPVEAAAPIEAAPASAAEPPKEEIKEKTDKPEVPPTPPATPKCTPEPSTPVAEAPAAAEASLAAAPAPPATPDRSLDATAASSDSPPLANTPSKDDAPVDPAAKCPNRACSLM from the exons ATGTCAA AACGAGCATGGGTGACGCTGGCCACAAACGACTCCTACGGCCTGGGAGCACTGGTCTTGGCACACTCCCTGCGCCGCGTTGGTTCCACGCACTCCACTGTGGTCCTCATCACACCATCAGTTACTGAAGCCATGAG AGACCGTCTCCGCGCAGTATTCACGGAGGTGGTGACCGTGGATGTGTTGGACTCGCGCGACGCGGCCCACCTGGCGCTGCTGCAGCGGCCCGAGCTGGGCATCACCTTCACAAAGATCCACTGCTGGGGCCTTACGCAGTACGAGAAGTGCGTCTTCCTGGACGCTGATACCCTG GTGGTACAGAACTGCGATGAGCTGTTCGAGCGGGAAGAGCTCTCGGCGGCCCCCGACGTCGGCTGGCCCGACTGCTTCAACTCTGGCGTTTTCGTCTACACACCCTCCACTGCGACCTTCGACGCGCTCATCAAGTTCGCGCAGGAGCGCGGCAGTTTTGACG GTGGCGACCAAGGGCTGTTGAACTCGTTTTTCTCGGACTGGGCACGAGGCGACATCAACAAGCACCTGCCCTTCCTCTACAACGTCACGTCAGCTGCTTTCTACTCCTACCTGCCGGCACTCAAACA CTATGGTCAAGACCTGAAGATCATCCACTTTATCGGCACGGCGAAGCCGTGGCTGCAGCCCTACGACTTCGAGGCGCGCTCCGTGTCCGCGCCCGACCACCTGCAGGGCCTGCTGCAGTTGTGGTGGGACCTGTTCGTGGGCCAGGTGCACCACCAGCTCGACACATCCATG CATTCCAACCAGGACGTTAGTGTTTCAGAG GTTGAGGACCTTGAGGTAGAGGCCCCCCCGATGCCCCCTCTGGACGCACACCATTACGAGCCCAGCTTGGACCCGCAATCTGAATTCCGGTGGCATCACCCGGACGTCCAACTCCAAGACGAAGCGGTAGCGGACAAACCTGACCTCACAGACTTCTACGATCCCTGGCAGAATTACAAAGGAAACATCCCGCCCAATCCAAACCCGGAAGTCTCGGATGATCACAAAGCAGTGAGAGACTACGCGTGGGAATATAAAGCACCGGCACACACCGATGTGTGGCAGCCGCCCGTCGGCTACCAGCACGACGCCCACTGGCACGGCCAACCCCACCATCACACGCACAGCCATCACCATACAGATCCTTCCCGGGACCATTCTCACAGTCACACCCATCACCCCGACGAACACCACGGCTGGTACCATCACCATGAGGCAGGTCACTCTTTCACGAATCACGAAACCCCGCACCATCATCACAGTGAAAACCACCACAACCACGGGCAGACTCACGCACAGTATCCTCATGATCATCACTACGATCACACGAGCCATCCTCACCATAATCATACGCATTCTGAACAGCCACACGAATCATCTAACTCGCAGTGGAGTAAAGGTTTTGATCACACGCAAGTAGAGACTTCACGGGTTCACATAGTACATCACGTTCACATAGACTACGGTAATGAAAGAGGAAACGGGGAAGCCGGTGTGCCGGTAGCGATAAAAGACATGAACGGCGATGCCTCCGAGACCGAAAGTTGTGATCATGAGGATATAAAACCGAGGCACCCGTACGACAACTACTATCTAAAACATATATCCACTATAGATTCATACGGACGAAAGATCTGTTCCCACGAAATACCCCCTACCCCGTCGCCGTCTCTATCACCAGAGTATATGACCCCCGACGATTCAGAAGAGGAGGACGAAGCTCTCGAAAACCAGGCAACTCAA AGCGGAGTGGCGGGGAACCTGGCGCGAGTGGTGCCGGGCGCCGTCGCGCGCGACGCGCTAGACGAGCTGACGCGCCGCCAGGGCTGGGAGGCCGGCAACATCGACTACATGGGCGCCGACTCCTTCGACAACATCTGGGCCAAGATCTCGCACACTCTCAACCAGCCGAGGACGACCCCGCCCAAGGAACAGCCGAAGCAACCCTCGCCTCCGAAGCAGCCTTCGCCTCCCAAGGAGGCGCCGAAACAGCCCTCGCCTCCCAAGGAGGCGCCGAAACAGCCCTCTCCTCCCAAGGAGGCTCCGAAGCAGCCCTCGCCTCCCAAAGAGTCCGCGCCTAAACAACCGTCCCCGCCTAAAGAGGCCCCCGCGGAAATGAAGCCCACCGAAGCCCCGGCGGAGGCCAAGCCCGCCGAAGTGCCGGCCGCGGAGCCGGTCGCCGAGGCGGCAGGTAAACCAACTCCCGTATCTCCCGCCGCAGAGGTCCCGGCCCCCGCACCGGCGGAGGCCCCGGCGGCGCCCACCCCCGCGGCTGAAGCGCCCATAGTTCCCGCAGCGGCTGTCCCAGTTGAAGCGGCGGCCCCCATTGAAGCGGCGCCGGCGTCGGCCGCCGAGCCTCCCAAAGAGGAGATTAAAGAAAAGACTGACAAACCCGAAGTTCCTCCCACACCACCGGCGACGCCAAAATGTACTCCGGAGCCGTCCACCCCGGTCGCCGaagcgcccgccgccgccgaggcGTCGCTCGCAGCGGCCCCCGCGCCGCCGGCGACGCCGGACCGCAGCCTGGACGCGACGGCGGCGTCCAGCGACAGCCCGCCGCTCGCCAACACGCCGTCGAAGGACGACGCGCCCGTCGACCCCGCCGCCAAAT GCCCTAACCGAGCTTGCTCTCTAATGTGA
- the LOC133518816 gene encoding uncharacterized protein LOC133518816 isoform X5, which yields MSKRAWVTLATNDSYGLGALVLAHSLRRVGSTHSTVVLITPSVTEAMRDRLRAVFTEVVTVDVLDSRDAAHLALLQRPELGITFTKIHCWGLTQYEKCVFLDADTLVVQNCDELFEREELSAAPDVGWPDCFNSGVFVYTPSTATFDALIKFAQERGSFDGGDQGLLNSFFSDWARGDINKHLPFLYNVTSAAFYSYLPALKHYGQDLKIIHFIGTAKPWLQPYDFEARSVSAPDHLQGLLQLWWDLFVGQVHHQLDTSMHSNQDVSVSEVEDLEVEAPPMPPLDAHHYEPSLDPQSEFRWHHPDVQLQDEAVADKPDLTDFYDPWQNYKGNIPPNPNPEVSDDHKAVRDYAWEYKAPAHTDVWQPPVGYQHDAHWHGQPHHHTHSHHHTDPSRDHSHSHTHHPDEHHGWYHHHEAGHSFTNHETPHHHHSENHHNHGQTHAQYPHDHHYDHTSHPHHNHTHSEQPHESSNSQWSKGFDHTQVETSRVHIVHHVHIDYGNERGNGEAGVPVAIKDMNGDASETESCDHEDIKPRHPYDNYYLKHISTIDSYGRKICSHEIPPTPSPSLSPEYMTPDDSEEEDEALENQATQSGVAGNLARVVPGAVARDALDELTRRQGWEAGNIDYMGADSFDNIWAKISHTLNQPRTTPPKEQPKQPSPPKQPSPPKEAPKQPSPPKEAPKQPSPPKEAPKQPSPPKESAPKQPSPPKEAPAEMKPTEAPAEAKPAEVPAAEPVAEAAGKPTPVSPAAEVPAPAPAEAPAAPTPAAEAPIVPAAAVPVEAAAPIEAAPASAAEPPKEEIKEKTDKPEVPPTPPATPKCTPEPSTPVAEAPAAAEASLAAAPAPPATPDRSLDATAASSDSPPLANTPSKDDAPVDPAAKSTEEAAQETRL from the exons ATGTCAA AACGAGCATGGGTGACGCTGGCCACAAACGACTCCTACGGCCTGGGAGCACTGGTCTTGGCACACTCCCTGCGCCGCGTTGGTTCCACGCACTCCACTGTGGTCCTCATCACACCATCAGTTACTGAAGCCATGAG AGACCGTCTCCGCGCAGTATTCACGGAGGTGGTGACCGTGGATGTGTTGGACTCGCGCGACGCGGCCCACCTGGCGCTGCTGCAGCGGCCCGAGCTGGGCATCACCTTCACAAAGATCCACTGCTGGGGCCTTACGCAGTACGAGAAGTGCGTCTTCCTGGACGCTGATACCCTG GTGGTACAGAACTGCGATGAGCTGTTCGAGCGGGAAGAGCTCTCGGCGGCCCCCGACGTCGGCTGGCCCGACTGCTTCAACTCTGGCGTTTTCGTCTACACACCCTCCACTGCGACCTTCGACGCGCTCATCAAGTTCGCGCAGGAGCGCGGCAGTTTTGACG GTGGCGACCAAGGGCTGTTGAACTCGTTTTTCTCGGACTGGGCACGAGGCGACATCAACAAGCACCTGCCCTTCCTCTACAACGTCACGTCAGCTGCTTTCTACTCCTACCTGCCGGCACTCAAACA CTATGGTCAAGACCTGAAGATCATCCACTTTATCGGCACGGCGAAGCCGTGGCTGCAGCCCTACGACTTCGAGGCGCGCTCCGTGTCCGCGCCCGACCACCTGCAGGGCCTGCTGCAGTTGTGGTGGGACCTGTTCGTGGGCCAGGTGCACCACCAGCTCGACACATCCATG CATTCCAACCAGGACGTTAGTGTTTCAGAG GTTGAGGACCTTGAGGTAGAGGCCCCCCCGATGCCCCCTCTGGACGCACACCATTACGAGCCCAGCTTGGACCCGCAATCTGAATTCCGGTGGCATCACCCGGACGTCCAACTCCAAGACGAAGCGGTAGCGGACAAACCTGACCTCACAGACTTCTACGATCCCTGGCAGAATTACAAAGGAAACATCCCGCCCAATCCAAACCCGGAAGTCTCGGATGATCACAAAGCAGTGAGAGACTACGCGTGGGAATATAAAGCACCGGCACACACCGATGTGTGGCAGCCGCCCGTCGGCTACCAGCACGACGCCCACTGGCACGGCCAACCCCACCATCACACGCACAGCCATCACCATACAGATCCTTCCCGGGACCATTCTCACAGTCACACCCATCACCCCGACGAACACCACGGCTGGTACCATCACCATGAGGCAGGTCACTCTTTCACGAATCACGAAACCCCGCACCATCATCACAGTGAAAACCACCACAACCACGGGCAGACTCACGCACAGTATCCTCATGATCATCACTACGATCACACGAGCCATCCTCACCATAATCATACGCATTCTGAACAGCCACACGAATCATCTAACTCGCAGTGGAGTAAAGGTTTTGATCACACGCAAGTAGAGACTTCACGGGTTCACATAGTACATCACGTTCACATAGACTACGGTAATGAAAGAGGAAACGGGGAAGCCGGTGTGCCGGTAGCGATAAAAGACATGAACGGCGATGCCTCCGAGACCGAAAGTTGTGATCATGAGGATATAAAACCGAGGCACCCGTACGACAACTACTATCTAAAACATATATCCACTATAGATTCATACGGACGAAAGATCTGTTCCCACGAAATACCCCCTACCCCGTCGCCGTCTCTATCACCAGAGTATATGACCCCCGACGATTCAGAAGAGGAGGACGAAGCTCTCGAAAACCAGGCAACTCAA AGCGGAGTGGCGGGGAACCTGGCGCGAGTGGTGCCGGGCGCCGTCGCGCGCGACGCGCTAGACGAGCTGACGCGCCGCCAGGGCTGGGAGGCCGGCAACATCGACTACATGGGCGCCGACTCCTTCGACAACATCTGGGCCAAGATCTCGCACACTCTCAACCAGCCGAGGACGACCCCGCCCAAGGAACAGCCGAAGCAACCCTCGCCTCCGAAGCAGCCTTCGCCTCCCAAGGAGGCGCCGAAACAGCCCTCGCCTCCCAAGGAGGCGCCGAAACAGCCCTCTCCTCCCAAGGAGGCTCCGAAGCAGCCCTCGCCTCCCAAAGAGTCCGCGCCTAAACAACCGTCCCCGCCTAAAGAGGCCCCCGCGGAAATGAAGCCCACCGAAGCCCCGGCGGAGGCCAAGCCCGCCGAAGTGCCGGCCGCGGAGCCGGTCGCCGAGGCGGCAGGTAAACCAACTCCCGTATCTCCCGCCGCAGAGGTCCCGGCCCCCGCACCGGCGGAGGCCCCGGCGGCGCCCACCCCCGCGGCTGAAGCGCCCATAGTTCCCGCAGCGGCTGTCCCAGTTGAAGCGGCGGCCCCCATTGAAGCGGCGCCGGCGTCGGCCGCCGAGCCTCCCAAAGAGGAGATTAAAGAAAAGACTGACAAACCCGAAGTTCCTCCCACACCACCGGCGACGCCAAAATGTACTCCGGAGCCGTCCACCCCGGTCGCCGaagcgcccgccgccgccgaggcGTCGCTCGCAGCGGCCCCCGCGCCGCCGGCGACGCCGGACCGCAGCCTGGACGCGACGGCGGCGTCCAGCGACAGCCCGCCGCTCGCCAACACGCCGTCGAAGGACGACGCGCCCGTCGACCCCGCCGCCAAAT CTACCGAGGAGGCAGCGCAAGAGACGCGGCTTTGA
- the LOC133518816 gene encoding proteoglycan 4-like isoform X1 codes for MSKRAWVTLATNDSYGLGALVLAHSLRRVGSTHSTVVLITPSVTEAMRDRLRAVFTEVVTVDVLDSRDAAHLALLQRPELGITFTKIHCWGLTQYEKCVFLDADTLVVQNCDELFEREELSAAPDVGWPDCFNSGVFVYTPSTATFDALIKFAQERGSFDGGDQGLLNSFFSDWARGDINKHLPFLYNVTSAAFYSYLPALKHYGQDLKIIHFIGTAKPWLQPYDFEARSVSAPDHLQGLLQLWWDLFVGQVHHQLDTSMHSNQDVSVSEVEDLEVEAPPMPPLDAHHYEPSLDPQSEFRWHHPDVQLQDEAVADKPDLTDFYDPWQNYKGNIPPNPNPEVSDDHKAVRDYAWEYKAPAHTDVWQPPVGYQHDAHWHGQPHHHTHSHHHTDPSRDHSHSHTHHPDEHHGWYHHHEAGHSFTNHETPHHHHSENHHNHGQTHAQYPHDHHYDHTSHPHHNHTHSEQPHESSNSQWSKGFDHTQVETSRVHIVHHVHIDYGNERGNGEAGVPVAIKDMNGDASETESCDHEDIKPRHPYDNYYLKHISTIDSYGRKICSHEIPPTPSPSLSPEYMTPDDSEEEDEALENQATQSGVAGNLARVVPGAVARDALDELTRRQGWEAGNIDYMGADSFDNIWAKISHTLNQPRTTPPKEQPKQPSPPKQPSPPKEAPKQPSPPKEAPKQPSPPKEAPKQPSPPKESAPKQPSPPKEAPAEMKPTEAPAEAKPAEVPAAEPVAEAAGKPTPVSPAAEVPAPAPAEAPAAPTPAAEAPIVPAAAVPVEAAAPIEAAPASAAEPPKEEIKEKTDKPEVPPTPPATPKCTPEPSTPVAEAPAAAEASLAAAPAPPATPDRSLDATAASSDSPPLANTPSKDDAPVDPAAKSEERERRKKVEKLQLSPPAATDPLATPDSELEDAAALAQSIIASELTPTGAAEPVSLAQIGVKPKGKSTAAQIESSVAPATPSAAAPATPTAAAPATPTAAAPATPTAASPASPTAVAPGTPTAALPASPTAAAPATPAAVAPATPTVASPPSPTAVAPTTPTAAAPVTPTAASPPSPTAAAPTTPTAVAPDTPTAASPASPTTAAPVTPTTASPATPTAVSPTTPTAAAPAKPTAAAPATPTAASKATRTAASPATPTAAAAATPNSEASAKPSAATPVTPIAEAPATPSVATPATPITEAPATLGSAAPATISSKTPATPSAATATTPVAEAPATPSAAEPATPSTPSSEAPATPSSEPSTPSAEAPSTPTTAEAPKDAPKKKIIKKVVKKEGDAPVPPPRKKEKKPKEK; via the exons ATGTCAA AACGAGCATGGGTGACGCTGGCCACAAACGACTCCTACGGCCTGGGAGCACTGGTCTTGGCACACTCCCTGCGCCGCGTTGGTTCCACGCACTCCACTGTGGTCCTCATCACACCATCAGTTACTGAAGCCATGAG AGACCGTCTCCGCGCAGTATTCACGGAGGTGGTGACCGTGGATGTGTTGGACTCGCGCGACGCGGCCCACCTGGCGCTGCTGCAGCGGCCCGAGCTGGGCATCACCTTCACAAAGATCCACTGCTGGGGCCTTACGCAGTACGAGAAGTGCGTCTTCCTGGACGCTGATACCCTG GTGGTACAGAACTGCGATGAGCTGTTCGAGCGGGAAGAGCTCTCGGCGGCCCCCGACGTCGGCTGGCCCGACTGCTTCAACTCTGGCGTTTTCGTCTACACACCCTCCACTGCGACCTTCGACGCGCTCATCAAGTTCGCGCAGGAGCGCGGCAGTTTTGACG GTGGCGACCAAGGGCTGTTGAACTCGTTTTTCTCGGACTGGGCACGAGGCGACATCAACAAGCACCTGCCCTTCCTCTACAACGTCACGTCAGCTGCTTTCTACTCCTACCTGCCGGCACTCAAACA CTATGGTCAAGACCTGAAGATCATCCACTTTATCGGCACGGCGAAGCCGTGGCTGCAGCCCTACGACTTCGAGGCGCGCTCCGTGTCCGCGCCCGACCACCTGCAGGGCCTGCTGCAGTTGTGGTGGGACCTGTTCGTGGGCCAGGTGCACCACCAGCTCGACACATCCATG CATTCCAACCAGGACGTTAGTGTTTCAGAG GTTGAGGACCTTGAGGTAGAGGCCCCCCCGATGCCCCCTCTGGACGCACACCATTACGAGCCCAGCTTGGACCCGCAATCTGAATTCCGGTGGCATCACCCGGACGTCCAACTCCAAGACGAAGCGGTAGCGGACAAACCTGACCTCACAGACTTCTACGATCCCTGGCAGAATTACAAAGGAAACATCCCGCCCAATCCAAACCCGGAAGTCTCGGATGATCACAAAGCAGTGAGAGACTACGCGTGGGAATATAAAGCACCGGCACACACCGATGTGTGGCAGCCGCCCGTCGGCTACCAGCACGACGCCCACTGGCACGGCCAACCCCACCATCACACGCACAGCCATCACCATACAGATCCTTCCCGGGACCATTCTCACAGTCACACCCATCACCCCGACGAACACCACGGCTGGTACCATCACCATGAGGCAGGTCACTCTTTCACGAATCACGAAACCCCGCACCATCATCACAGTGAAAACCACCACAACCACGGGCAGACTCACGCACAGTATCCTCATGATCATCACTACGATCACACGAGCCATCCTCACCATAATCATACGCATTCTGAACAGCCACACGAATCATCTAACTCGCAGTGGAGTAAAGGTTTTGATCACACGCAAGTAGAGACTTCACGGGTTCACATAGTACATCACGTTCACATAGACTACGGTAATGAAAGAGGAAACGGGGAAGCCGGTGTGCCGGTAGCGATAAAAGACATGAACGGCGATGCCTCCGAGACCGAAAGTTGTGATCATGAGGATATAAAACCGAGGCACCCGTACGACAACTACTATCTAAAACATATATCCACTATAGATTCATACGGACGAAAGATCTGTTCCCACGAAATACCCCCTACCCCGTCGCCGTCTCTATCACCAGAGTATATGACCCCCGACGATTCAGAAGAGGAGGACGAAGCTCTCGAAAACCAGGCAACTCAA AGCGGAGTGGCGGGGAACCTGGCGCGAGTGGTGCCGGGCGCCGTCGCGCGCGACGCGCTAGACGAGCTGACGCGCCGCCAGGGCTGGGAGGCCGGCAACATCGACTACATGGGCGCCGACTCCTTCGACAACATCTGGGCCAAGATCTCGCACACTCTCAACCAGCCGAGGACGACCCCGCCCAAGGAACAGCCGAAGCAACCCTCGCCTCCGAAGCAGCCTTCGCCTCCCAAGGAGGCGCCGAAACAGCCCTCGCCTCCCAAGGAGGCGCCGAAACAGCCCTCTCCTCCCAAGGAGGCTCCGAAGCAGCCCTCGCCTCCCAAAGAGTCCGCGCCTAAACAACCGTCCCCGCCTAAAGAGGCCCCCGCGGAAATGAAGCCCACCGAAGCCCCGGCGGAGGCCAAGCCCGCCGAAGTGCCGGCCGCGGAGCCGGTCGCCGAGGCGGCAGGTAAACCAACTCCCGTATCTCCCGCCGCAGAGGTCCCGGCCCCCGCACCGGCGGAGGCCCCGGCGGCGCCCACCCCCGCGGCTGAAGCGCCCATAGTTCCCGCAGCGGCTGTCCCAGTTGAAGCGGCGGCCCCCATTGAAGCGGCGCCGGCGTCGGCCGCCGAGCCTCCCAAAGAGGAGATTAAAGAAAAGACTGACAAACCCGAAGTTCCTCCCACACCACCGGCGACGCCAAAATGTACTCCGGAGCCGTCCACCCCGGTCGCCGaagcgcccgccgccgccgaggcGTCGCTCGCAGCGGCCCCCGCGCCGCCGGCGACGCCGGACCGCAGCCTGGACGCGACGGCGGCGTCCAGCGACAGCCCGCCGCTCGCCAACACGCCGTCGAAGGACGACGCGCCCGTCGACCCCGCCGCCAAAT CGGAGGAGCGCGAGCGCAGAAAGAAGGTGGAGAAACTGCAGCTCAGCCCGCCGGCCGCCACTGATCCGCTCGCCACGCCCGACTCCGAGCTCGAGGACGCCGCCGCGCTCGCGCAGTCCATCATCGCCTCCGAGCTTACTCCCACTGGGGCCGCCGAGCCGGTGTCGCTCGCGCAGATCGGCGTCAAGCCTAAGGGGAAGTCCACTGCTGCACAAATAGAATCTTCCGTGGCCCCGGCTACACCTAGCGCGGCGGCACCGGCGACGCCAACCGCGGCGGCACCGGCTACGCCAACCGCGGCGGCACCGGCTACGCCAACTGCGGCATCACCAGCTTCACCAACCGCGGTGGCACCAGGTACGCCTACCGCGGCATTGCCAGCTTCACCAACTGCGGCGGCACCAGCTACGCCTGCCGCGGTGGCACCGGCTACGCCAACCGTGGCATCGCCACCTTCACCTACCGCGGTGGCACCAACTACGCCTACCGCGGCGGCACCGGTTACACCAACCGCGGCATCGCCACCTTCACCTACCGCGGCGGCACCAACTACGCCTACCGCGGTGGCACCGGATACGCCAACCGCGGCATCGCCAGCTTCACCAACCACGGCGGCCCCAGTTACGCCAACCACGGCGTCGCCAGCTACGCCTACCGCGGTATCACCAACTACGCCAACCGCGGCAGCACCAGCTAAGCCTACCGCGGCGGCCCCAGCTACGCCAACCGCGGCGTCGAAAGCTACGCGTACCGCGGCATCACCAGCTACGCCAACCGCGGCGGCAGCAGCTACGCCAAATTCAGAAGCGTCCGCTAAGCCGAGCGCGGCGACACCCGTAACACCAATCGCAGAAGCGCCCGCAACGCCTAGCGTGGCGACACCAGCTACTCCCATCACAGAAGCACCCGCTACCTTAGGCTCGGCGGCACCAGCTACGATAAGTTCGAAAACGCCCGCTACTCCTAGCGCTGCTACAGCCACTACGCCAGTGGCGGAAGCGCCCGCTACCCCAAGCGCGGCGGAACCCGCTACTCCCAGTACTCCAAGTTCGGAAGCACCCGCAACGCCGAGCTCAGAGCCTTCCACCCCTAGCGCAGAAGCGCCTTCCACCCCGACAACGGCGGAGGCACCTAAGGATGCCCCCAAAAAGAAGATCATAAAGAAAGTCGTCAAAAAGGAGGGCGATGCCCCGGTGCCCCCGCCGCGCAAGAAGGAAAAGAAACCCAAAGAAAAGTGA